The proteins below come from a single Hyperolius riggenbachi isolate aHypRig1 chromosome 8, aHypRig1.pri, whole genome shotgun sequence genomic window:
- the LOC137527269 gene encoding olfactory receptor 1L4-like: protein MKHMEPFGNESLTGVILLGFSETPHLVVPLFCFFLAAYVLCIGGNTFLSMLIVSQPQLQTPMFILMGHLAFVDVCFTSIIIPRALYSLLSGDTHISIYGCFAQLFLFLAAGIMENFLLAIMAFDRYSAVCFPLHYLQIMSKRTCMCLVTIFWIIGFSHSSLYTALTSSQPHCSQVIHHFFCDLPVVVLLACSGTSDTLQRAVFTEGFIVIFGPMFFILGSYILIARAVLTLKSSQGRWKTFSTCTSHLTMVVLFYGTVIFIYFRPSSIYTPTYDRDISMVYSVINPMLNPFIYSLRNKEIKNAVRAILQRGRKRLQQFTAKT, encoded by the coding sequence ATGAAGCATATGGAGCCATTTGGGAATGAGAGTCTTACAGGTGTTATTCTATTGGGGTTTTCTGAGACACCTCATCTTGTTGTCCCCCTCTTCTGCTTTTTCTTGGCTGCGTATGTTCTCTGCATTGGTGGAAACACCTTCCTCTCCATGCTGATTGTCTCACAGCCTCAGCTTCAAACACCAATGTTCATCTTGATGGGGCACCTGGCCTTTGTAGATGTGTGCTTTACCTCTATTATCATCCCCAGGGCTTTGTATAGCCTTCTGTCTGGAGACACTCACATTTCCATCTATGGTTGCTTTGCCCAGCTTTTTCTGTTCCTGGCAGCGGGAATCATGGAAAATTTTCTGTTGGCTATCATGGCCTTCGACCGATATTCTGCAGTTTGCTTTCCTCTACATTACCTGCAAATTATGAGCAAGAGGACTTGCATGTGTTTGGTGACTATTTTCTGGATCATTGGGTTTTCTCATAGTAGTTTGTACACCGCGTTAACTTCTtctcagccccactgcagtcaggTTATCCACCACTTCTTTTGTGACCTTCCCGTAGTGGTGCTGTTGGCCTGCTCAGGCACTTCAGACACTCTGCAGAGAGCTGTCTTCACTGAAGGTTTCATTGTCATCTTTGGCCCAATGTTCTTCATCCTCGGGTCCTACATACTCATCGCCAGAGCTGTGCTGACTCTAAAGTCCTCTCAAGGAAGATGGAAAACCTTTTCCACTTGTACTTCTCACCTGACAATGGTGGTCCTGTTCTACGGCACGGTCATTTTTATATACTTCCGGCCAAGTTCCATCTACACTCCAACGTATGATCGGGATATCAGCATGGTGTATAGCGTCATCAACccaatgctcaatccatttatctaCAGCCTCAGAAACAAGGAAATAAAAAATGCTGTAAGAGCAATTCTACAGCGGGGCAGAAAACGTCTGCAGCAATTTACAGCTAAAACAtaa
- the LOC137527268 gene encoding olfactory receptor 1L6-like produces the protein MGLEEDPAQLLPMDHLPQLHTPMFILMGNLAFVDVCFTSIIIPRALYSLLSGDTHISIHDCFAQLFLFLAVGNMDSFLLAIMAFDRYSAICFPLYYLKIMSRRTCMCLLVISWIIVFLHSTLYTVLTSSQPHCSRVIHHFFCDLPVIMLLACSGTSDTLQKILFTEGPIIIFSPMLFILVSYILIVRAVLTLKSSQGRWKTFSTCTSHLTMVILFYSTVIFMYFRPSFIYTPTYDRDISIVYSIIAPMLNPFIYSLRNKEIKNTIRKILK, from the exons atggggctggaggaagacccag CTCAGCTACTACCAATGGACCACTTG CCTCAGCTTCACACCCCGATGTTCATCTTAATGGGGAACCTGGCCTTTGTAGATGTATGTTTTACCTCTATTATCATCCCCAGGGCTTTGTACAGCCTTCTATCTGGAGACACTCACATTTCTATTCATGACTGCTTTGCCCAACTTTTCTTGTTCCTGGCAGTGGGCAATATGGACAGCTTTCTTTTGGCCATCATGGCCTTTGACCGATATTCTGCAATTTGTTTCCCCTTATATTACCTGAAAATCATGAGCAGGAGGACTTGCATGTGTTTATTGGTTATTTCCTGGATTATCGTGTTTCTTCATTCTACACTGTACACTGTATTGACTTCTTCTCAACCTCACTGTAGTAGGGTTATTCACCATTTCTTTTGTGACCTTCCCGTTATCATGCTGTTGGCCTGTTCAGGCACTTCAGACACTTTGCAGAAGATTCTCTTCACTGAAGGTCCCATCATCATCTTCAGCCCAATGCTCTTCATCCTTGTATCCTACATTCTAATCGTCAGAGCAGTGCTGACTTTAAAGTCATCTCAAGGACGGTGGAAGACCTTCTCCACCTGTACATCTCATCTCACAATGGTGATTCTGTTCTACAGCACGGTGATATTTATGTACTTTCGTCCGAGTTTCATCTACACTCCGACTTATGATCGAGACATAAGTATAGTATATAGCATCATCGCCCCAATGCTCAACCCATTTATCTACAGCCTCCGAAATAAGGAAATTAAAAATACTATCAGAAAAATTCTTAAGTAG